A genome region from Eremothecium gossypii ATCC 10895 chromosome VII, complete sequence includes the following:
- the ENT5 gene encoding Ent5p (Syntenic homolog of Saccharomyces cerevisiae YDR153C (ENT5)) — MDSLSKKISNLGIHDIRNAARFAQNVIIQYEPYQVDVRRATNTDSWGPTPKQMLKVMRHKNHVPMYLITEYTMKRLVDHMAKRPKNLYEKARKQYVNYGHEWRVVLKCLVVLEFLILNSSSGQELDQVLSCINTHKHILARDTMQFKVEFSSDGKMEVHERGIRKKCEQVLQYTEDAGYLKRVRAKHKQQSMQIHTSGSGYGLNASYNDNVVSIGDASSAGTYDLDDELEDYEPHKNNRTGSAEGNQRRASVLDEQRRQRRELLRERIKHSERQRKESAKQQEPIVDLLDLDDPQPPAPGGDISDDDDFGDFQSEGTPQPHGSSSAGSQPRNSANSMRTGPVDDLLNWGDKPSTSSSGSGTTPSAGNGKPAGQDAFAALFSYSKTHI, encoded by the coding sequence ATGGATTCGTTATCCAAGAAAATCAGCAACTTGGGGATACACGACATCCGAAATGCGGCGCGATTTGCGCAAAATGTGATCATTCAGTATGAACCTTACCAGGTGGACGTGCGGCGGGCCACCAACACGGACTCGTGGGGTCCGACGCCCAAGCAAATGTTGAAGGTAATGCGCCACAAGAACCATGTGCCCATGTATCTGATTACGGAGTATACGATGAAGCGGTTGGTGGACCACATGGCCAAGAGACCGAAGAACTTGTACGAGAAGGCGCGCAAGCAGTACGTGAACTACGGGCACGAATGGCGAGTGGTGTTGAAGTGCCTCGTCGTCTTGGAATTTCTCATACTCAACAGCAGCTCTGGACAGGAGTTGGACCAGGTGCTCAGTTGCATCAACACGCACAAGCATATCTTGGCGCGGGACACCATGCAGTTCAAGGTGGAGTTCAGCAGCGACGGGAAGATGGAGGTGCACGAGCGTGGGATCCGGAAGAAGTGCGAGCAGGTGCTCCAGTACACAGAGGATGCCGGCTACTTGAAGCGTGTGCGTGCAAAGCATAAGCAGCAAAGCATGCAGATCCACACCAGCGGGTCGGGCTACGGCCTGAATGCGTCGTACAACGACAATGTCGTCAGCATTGGCGACGCGAGCTCCGCGGGGACCTATGACTTGGATgacgagctggaggacTACGAACCACATAAAAACAACAGGACGGGCTCGGCCGAGGGGAACCAGCGCCGCGCCTCTGTATTGGATGAGCAGCGCAGACAGCGCCGCGAGCTGTTGCGGGAGAGAATTAAGCACAGCGAGCGGCAGAGAAAGGAGAGTGCAAAGCAGCAGGAACCCATCGTCGACCTCTTGGATTTGGACGACCCCCAACCACCTGCTCCGGGAGGCGACATCAGTGACGACGACGACTTCGGAGACTTCCAGAGCGAGGGTACACCGCAGCCACACGGATCCTCGAGTGCTGGGTCGCAGCCTCGCAACAGTGCTAATAGCATGAGGACAGGGCCGGTGGACGACCTGCTCAACTGGGGTGACAAGCCTTCGACCAGTTCCTCGGGCAGTGGTACCACTCCTTCCGCTGGCAACGGCAAGCCGGCCGGCCAAGACGCCTTCGCCGCTCTCTTTTCCTACTCCAAAACGCATATATAG
- a CDS encoding AGR044Cp (Syntenic homolog of Saccharomyces cerevisiae YDR151C (CTH1) and YLR136C (TIS11)) — translation MNLYAGSQLVQAATRLASDTTNTSSIFSHDDDNYDARIKEIEEYYIKTLLAEENEMEPLGAERFPTSKQQLDPAVLALQQPADGIYGPGWGAGEPVWGGEWSGLGAANAEPSLEVAINSHYRPANGILPLTPENLALLQHPSEEPSAQGEQAHSRRRTFAPVQSPAPPPPQQQPQPSQEKVNKMLYKTELCESFATTGACKYDNKCQFAHGLHELKFKERSDKFRTKPCINWSKTGYCRYGKRCCFKHGDDDDIMVYLKAGLIKPSADELKLKANKAPEGATKNKKNLHANVKILQSMAW, via the coding sequence ATGAACTTGTACGCCGGCAGCCAGCTGGTGCAGGCCGCAACTAGGCTGGCCTCGGATACGACCAACACGTCCTCGATCTTCTCCCACGATGATGATAACTACGATGCACGGATCAAGGAGATAGAGGAGTACTACATAAAGACACTGCTGGCGGAAGAGAACGAGATGGAGCCGTTGGGTGCGGAGCGATTTCCGACGAGcaagcagcagctggaccCCGCAGTTCTTGCACTACAGCAGCCGGCAGATGGCATCTACGGGCCAGGGTGGGGGGCGGGTGAGCCGGTTTGGGGCGGCGAGTGGAGTGGCCTGGGCGCTGCGAACGCGGAACCTAGCCTTGAGGTGGCGATTAACTCTCATTACCGGCCTGCCAATGGGATACTACCGCTGACGCCCGAAAACCTGGCGCTCCTGCAGCATCCTTCGGAGGAGCCGAGCGCCCAGGGCGAGCAGGCGCACAGCCGGAGGCGAACTTTTGCCCCGGTTCAGTCCCCGGCCCCGCCACCgccacagcagcagccacAGCCATCGCAGGAGAAGGTCAACAAGATGCTTTACAAGACAGAGTTATGCGAATCATTTGCGACTACGGGGGCCTGCAAGTACGATAACAAGTGCCAATTTGCCCATGGTCTCCACGAGTTAAAGTTCAAGGAGCGGTCGGACAAATTCCGCACGAAGCCATGTATCAATTGGAGTAAGACAGGCTACTGCCGCTATGGCAAGCGCTGTTGCTTTAAGCACGGTGATGACGACGACATCATGGTGTACTTGAAAGCTGGTCTTATCAAGCCAAGTGCGGATGAACTCAAGTTGAAGGCCAACAAGGCGCCGGAGGGTGCTACTAAAAACAAGAAGAACCTGCATGCGAATGTGAAGATCTTGCAAAGTATGGCTTGGTAG
- the GIR2 gene encoding Gir2p (Syntenic homolog of Saccharomyces cerevisiae YDR152W (GIR2)): protein MDYQEEQKQELEVLESIYADDLTVVCGEYPKIQFEVDLKLDLIPLASSSFTAAAISKEQHLVVDITLPERYPEEAPQLSIRPWDVRGGDEAGEEDEEQEYDEHGNPVVAKLENIPDSISFDGEVDGFASQAMRQVEEDMLLGIQMCFALISSIKEDAESWFQKELERREKEHERQLRERELEEQKKFRGTKVTHESYMSWRASFRQELGLDERDQERRMQAHLGRLSGRQIFEEGLAGEEDVEAGEDDIVQGIKQL, encoded by the coding sequence ATGGACTATCAGGAGGAGCAAAAGCAGGAGCTGGAAGTGCTTGAGTCCATCTATGCCGATGACTTGACGGTGGTGTGCGGGGAGTACCCGAAAATCCAGTTTGAAGTGGACCTAAAACTGGATCTGATCCCGCTGGcaagctcttcattcacGGCGGCTGCGATCAGCAAGGAGCAGCACTTGGTGGTGGACATTACGCTGCCGGAGCGGTATCCCGAGGAGGCTCCGCAGCTGAGCATTAGGCCGTGGGACGTGCGCGGCGGAGACGAGGCAGGTGAGGAGGATGAGGAACAGGAGTACGACGAGCACGGGAACCCTGTGGTTGCGAAACTGGAGAATATTCCGGACAGCATTTCATTTGACGGCGAGGTGGACGGCTTTGCAAGCCAGGCCATGCGGCaggtggaggaggacaTGCTGCTGGGAATACAGATGTGTTTTGCGCTGATCTCGTCAATAAAGGAGGACGCGGAGTCGTGGTTTCAGAAGGAGCTTGAGCGCCGAGAGAAGGAGCACGAGCGGCAGCTACGCGAACGCGAGCTCGAAGAGCAGAAGAAATTCCGCGGAACGAAGGTAACGCATGAGTCGTACATGAGCTGGAGGGCTAGCTTCCGGCAGGAGCTGGGGCTCGACGAGCGCGACCAGGAGCGGCGGATGCAGGCGCACCTGGGCAGGCTGTCGGGGCGCCAGATCTTTGAAGAAGGGCTGGCTGGCGAAGAGGACGTTGAGGCCGGTGAGGACGACATAGTACAAGGAATAAAACAGTTATAG